A genomic segment from Castor canadensis chromosome 1, mCasCan1.hap1v2, whole genome shotgun sequence encodes:
- the Fgf3 gene encoding fibroblast growth factor 3 has protein sequence MGLIWLLLLSLLEPGWPAADPRARLRRDAGGRGGVYEHLGGAPRRRKLYCATKYHLQLHPSGRVNGSLENSAYSILEITAVEVGVVAIKGLFSGRYLAMNKRGRLYASEQYNAECEFVERIHELGYNTYASRLYRTAPGGPGTLRQSSAERLWYVSVNGKGRPRRGFKTRRTQKSSLFLPRVLDPKDHEMVRLLQDSQPRALGRGGQPRWRRQKQSGGLAGT, from the exons ATGGGCCTGATTTGGCTCCTGCTGCTCAGCCTGCTGGAGCCCGGCTGGCCCGCTGCGGACCCCAGGGCGCGGCTGCGGCGCGATGCGGGCGGCCGAGGCGGCGTCTACGAGCACCTCGGCGGGGCGCCCCGGCGCCGCAAGCTCTACTGTGCCACCAAGTACCACCTCCAGCTTCACCCGAGCGGCCGCGTCAACGGCAGCTTGGAGAACAGCGCCTACA GCATTCTGGAGATTACGGCCGTGGAGGTGGGCGTCGTGGCCATCAAGGGGCTCTTCTCTGGGCGGTACCTGGCCATGAACAAGAGGGGACGGCTCTATGCTTCG GAGCAATACAACGCCGAGTGTGAATTTGTGGAGCGGATCCATGAGCTGGGTTACAACACATACGCCTCCCGCCTGTACCGCACGGCGCCCGGCGGGCCGGGGACCCTGCGACAATCCAGCGCCGAGAGACTGTGGTACGTGTCCGTGAACGGCAAGGGCCGGCCACGCCGGGGCTTCAAGACCCGCCGCACACAGAAGTCCTCCCTCTTCCTGCCCCGGGTGCTGGATCCCAAGGACCACGAGATGGTGCGGCTGCTCCAGGACAGCCAGCCCCGGGCCCTGGGCAGAGGTGGCCAGCCCCGGTGGCGGCGGCAGAAGCAGAGTGGGGGACTAGCCGGGACTTGA